taaacaattttgtaCTGCTTCCCTGGCCTGACTAAAACCATGAAATATAACatgcaaattttcaataccaAGGCGCTTTACTTGGATTTGTTCCAGCACCTTGGAGCAAATGGTATAAGCAGCATCGTAGCCACGGCGCTTTCCTTTACGAAAACCACAGGTTCCTCCAGAGGCcctaaaaataatttttctttcaggAGAACAAAGTGTAATGTGAGTGTTGTTCTTCAAACATTTGGCATGAAGGTAAAATGGCATTGGAATGGTATCCGTACCTTGCATAATCGGATTTGGCTCCTCCGtcctttttgaaaaagcttttggaGTGATTGTGGATTCTAAAAGAGAAGAGAGTTCCTTTTTGGGCGCATTCCGCCTAGGACTCTGGCTCCAAAATCTTCGTAGTCCAacttttgttaaattaaGCATTAGatatttgatgaaaaataGCTTGCTAAGAACCGATTTgtaaaccaaaaataaaatcaaagaactaaaaaatatggatgaaaatgtaaaggaaatgaaaaatgacAAATTGTAAGTAACCGAGTGCTTCAATACCATAATTTCTATACCAGGTAACTTATGTTACTCAACCTGTGGTAGTGGTATGAACGTGTAAATATTAACCTAAAACACTCTTCTcgttttaaagaaaaaataaagaaataaaaaattaaaaatcttACTTTGGTGGCTGccttaaaagtttttcaaacgGATCATTTGGGATACCCAACGACTGTAATTTAAACGAAGATTGGTGAATTGAAAACACAAATATAACCCATCTTTTGAACAGTGAAGATTTTGCAATGATACCAAATGAGAAGCTAAAACTATTAGGTTTattatcaatttctttttttcttcaatggTATTTAGCAAACACTTGGATTGCTGAATTCCTTTACAGGCGAATCGAAGTATCGACGCCTGTATCCGGATTTTTACGTGTTCGTGAAGGACTTTACTTGTATGAAAACGGACTAGACCCCTATTCTGGTGGTGTTTTCTATCAGTCTCCACTTCTACTGATCTTAAATTATTGTTGTGAGTTGCTTGGAGGAATATCTGTCACCAGATTTGTTTATACTAGCATTTCTACTATGGGAGGTCTCTTTGTGTATTTAATTGCAAAACAAGCTCGTGTTTTAGACCCAAATCAAGTACTATCTACTTGTTCACCATTATGGATTTCCGTCATGTAAGTTACGCATATGGCTTGCGACAAAAAAAGTGAGacattcttcaaaaaaatgaaaagc
This portion of the Schizosaccharomyces pombe strain 972h- genome assembly, chromosome: I genome encodes:
- the mrps18 gene encoding putative mitochondrial ribosomal protein subunit S18 produces the protein MLNLTKVGLRRFWSQSPRRNAPKKELSSLLESTITPKAFSKRTEEPNPIMQGTDTIPMPFYLHAKCLKNNTHITLCSPERKIIFRASGGTCGFRKGKRRGYDAAYTICSKVLEQIQVKRLGIENLHVIFHGFSQAREAVQNCLLGQEGAVIRDKIVKVMDRTPIKFGGPRGRRERRI